The Clostridium aceticum genomic interval TTTCTGTAGTAGAGGAAATAGAAAAGTGCTTAATAGCAAAGGAGAATAAAAAAATAGCTATTATTTGTGGCGTAGGAAATAATGGCGGCGATGGGTTCGTTATAGCAAGACACTTTCTTAATAAAGGTATTGAAGTTACCACATATATTGTAGGGGATTTTTCTAATATCAAAGGAGATGCTAAAATCAATTTCGACATATTAGAAAAAATAAAGGCCCCTATTGTGAAGTTGATGGACAGTAAGGATATCGAAGAATTTGAAAAAGATTTATCTCAGCACAGTATACTGATAGATGCACTGTTAGGAACTGGTTTACAAAGAACTGTAGAGGGAATCATGAAGGAAGTAATTATAAAGATGAATCTCAGTGGAAAAGAAATCATAGCCGTAGATATTCCCTCTGGTGTAAATGGCAATGATGGGAAGGTACAGGGTATAGCAGTAAAGGCAACGAAAACCGTAACTTTCCAACTTCCTAAGATAGGCAATATACTTTTTCCAGGAAGTTACTATGGTGGAGAATTATCAATAAAAAATATTGGCATTCCTAAAAAAGCAGTAGATTCTATGCAATCTAAAGTCCACCTGATCACTGAAAATATGGTTCAATCCATCCTGCCTAAAAGATATGCCGATACCCATAAGGGAAGCTATGGAAGGGCTTTTATCATAGCTGGATCTATTGGTATGTCCGGAGCAGCAATTTTAGCTTCAAAAACTGCCTTAAAATGCGGCACAGGACTGCTGAGGACTGCGGTTCCTAATAGCCTTATTCCTATACTGGAAAATCAATTAATCGAAGGAATAACCCTTCCCTTAGAAGAAATGTTA includes:
- a CDS encoding bifunctional ADP-dependent NAD(P)H-hydrate dehydratase/NAD(P)H-hydrate epimerase, coding for MQILKNEEMRKLDELAIHTYKIPGIILMENAGISVVEEIEKCLIAKENKKIAIICGVGNNGGDGFVIARHFLNKGIEVTTYIVGDFSNIKGDAKINFDILEKIKAPIVKLMDSKDIEEFEKDLSQHSILIDALLGTGLQRTVEGIMKEVIIKMNLSGKEIIAVDIPSGVNGNDGKVQGIAVKATKTVTFQLPKIGNILFPGSYYGGELSIKNIGIPKKAVDSMQSKVHLITENMVQSILPKRYADTHKGSYGRAFIIAGSIGMSGAAILASKTALKCGTGLLRTAVPNSLIPILENQLIEGITLPLEEMLEKGILDYIKEENVIAIGPGCGRSQQFEEILHTVVRNATVPLVIDADGLNMLANNISLLKDLKVPCIITPHPGEMSRLTGLSIQEVNDHRLDIARNFSEKWGVITLLKGARTVIANPQGEVFINRTGNPGMATAGSGDVLTGMITGLLSQGVEPLKATMAAAYLHGTAGDRAAIRLGEYSMMAGDIIYEIPTVIQEIMKK